In Mycolicibacterium mucogenicum DSM 44124, the following are encoded in one genomic region:
- a CDS encoding response regulator transcription factor: MKRILVVDDEPTILSSVATRLRAESFQVETAVDGPSAVAAAAATRPDLVVLDVMLPGFDGLEVCRRIQAERPVPVLMLTARTDETDMLIGLGIGADDYLTKPFSMRELVARVRVLLRRVDRAAGDQPLSVGEYRIDLAERRVHQGDIEIHLTRTEFDLLAFLAGRPRAAVDRETLLEHVWGWGSGAETRTVDSHVKALRRKLGAELIRTVHGVGYALEVPR, from the coding sequence GTGAAGCGAATCCTGGTGGTCGACGACGAGCCGACCATCCTGTCCTCGGTCGCCACCCGCCTGCGGGCCGAGTCGTTCCAGGTGGAGACGGCCGTCGACGGGCCTTCGGCAGTGGCCGCGGCGGCAGCGACACGGCCCGACCTGGTGGTGCTGGACGTCATGCTGCCCGGCTTCGACGGGTTGGAAGTCTGCCGGCGCATCCAGGCCGAGCGTCCGGTGCCGGTGCTGATGTTGACCGCCCGCACCGACGAGACCGACATGCTGATCGGCCTGGGGATCGGCGCCGACGACTATCTCACCAAACCGTTCAGCATGCGGGAGCTGGTTGCGCGGGTGCGGGTGTTGCTGCGTCGGGTGGACCGGGCGGCCGGGGACCAGCCGCTGTCGGTGGGGGAATACCGCATCGACCTCGCCGAACGCCGGGTGCACCAGGGTGATATCGAAATCCACCTCACCCGAACCGAATTCGATCTACTGGCCTTCCTCGCCGGTCGTCCCAGAGCCGCGGTGGACCGCGAGACGCTGCTGGAGCACGTCTGGGGCTGGGGGTCGGGCGCCGAGACGCGCACGGTCGACAGCCACGTGAAGGCGTTGCGCCGCAAGCTCGGTGCCGAGCTCATCCGGACCGTGCATGGGGTCGGCTATGCCCTAGAGGTACCACGGTGA
- the ipdF gene encoding (5R,7aS)-5-hydroxy-7a-methyl-1-oxo-2,3,5,6,7,7a-hexahydro-1H-indene-carboxyl-CoA reductase, giving the protein MDLSVAPTEVEGHGLLKGKVVLVTAAAGTGIGSSTARRALLEGADVVVSDYHERRLNETRDQLAALGLGKVEAVVCDVTSTEAVDALITAAVEKMGRLDVLVNNAGLGGETPLVDMTDDEWDRVLNVTLNSVMRATRAALRYFRGVEHGGVIVNNASVLGWRAQHSQSHYAAAKAGVMALTRCSAIEAVEYGVRINAVSPSIARHKFLEKSADAALLDRLSSDEAFGRAAEPWEIATTIAYLASDYSSYLTGEIISVSSQRA; this is encoded by the coding sequence ATGGATCTTTCAGTTGCTCCTACCGAGGTTGAGGGCCACGGCCTGCTGAAGGGCAAGGTCGTCCTCGTGACGGCCGCCGCCGGCACCGGCATCGGCTCGTCCACCGCCCGTCGCGCGCTGCTGGAAGGCGCCGACGTCGTGGTGTCCGACTACCACGAGCGTCGCCTCAACGAAACGCGTGACCAGCTGGCCGCACTCGGCCTGGGCAAGGTCGAGGCCGTCGTCTGCGACGTCACCTCCACCGAGGCCGTCGACGCCCTGATCACCGCGGCCGTCGAGAAGATGGGCCGGCTGGACGTGCTGGTCAACAACGCCGGCCTGGGCGGGGAGACCCCGCTGGTCGACATGACCGACGACGAGTGGGACCGCGTCCTCAACGTCACCCTGAACTCGGTGATGCGCGCGACCCGCGCCGCCCTGCGGTACTTCCGCGGCGTCGAGCACGGCGGCGTGATCGTCAACAACGCCAGTGTCCTGGGCTGGCGCGCCCAGCACTCGCAGTCGCACTACGCCGCCGCCAAGGCCGGCGTCATGGCGCTGACCCGTTGCAGCGCAATCGAAGCCGTCGAGTACGGCGTCCGCATCAACGCGGTGTCCCCGAGCATCGCGCGGCACAAGTTCCTGGAGAAGTCGGCCGATGCCGCGCTGCTGGACCGGCTGTCGTCGGACGAGGCATTCGGCCGTGCCGCCGAGCCGTGGGAAATCGCCACCACCATCGCGTATTTGGCCAGCGACTACTCGAGCTACCTGACCGGCGAGATCATTTCGGTATCGAGCCAGCGGGCGTAG
- a CDS encoding CaiB/BaiF CoA transferase family protein yields the protein MSTTQRALEGIRVIDMTRVFAGPISAQILGDLGADVIKVERPGSGDEGRGYGLASVEGKDGKDLRQSGFFTASNRNKRSITVNHSKPEGQDILRALVKTADILIENYKVGDLKRFGLDYESLKAINPRLIYCSITGFGQTGPMAARAGYDGLFQASGGMMAVTGIPEGQPGAGPVKAGPSLVDFVTGHNSAIAILAALNHRNNTGEGQHIDMALLDSSVAMICHIMQDYLISGVQAERLGNGGNGGGPADLIHARDGMTYITAGSDAHWRRMSELMGQPELYDDPRFDTNAKRAKINRAELIDIINVWSRQFTTEELQAKFDSVGIPAARYNDLAEVWEDPQVQHRGLRATTPHAWAAAGSVDLIGSPLAGMSATPATIRLAPPVIGEHNAEILGELGYDAARIADLQEQAII from the coding sequence ATGAGCACGACACAGCGTGCCCTGGAGGGTATCCGGGTCATCGACATGACCCGCGTCTTCGCCGGCCCGATCAGCGCGCAGATACTGGGCGACCTCGGCGCTGACGTCATCAAGGTGGAGCGACCGGGCAGCGGTGACGAAGGGCGCGGTTACGGTCTTGCCTCGGTCGAGGGCAAGGACGGCAAGGACCTTCGCCAGTCCGGCTTCTTCACCGCGTCGAACCGCAACAAGCGGTCGATCACGGTCAACCACTCCAAGCCGGAGGGGCAGGACATCCTGCGTGCCCTGGTCAAGACCGCGGACATCCTGATCGAGAATTACAAGGTCGGCGACCTCAAGCGGTTCGGGCTGGACTACGAGAGCCTGAAGGCGATCAATCCCCGCCTCATCTACTGCTCGATCACCGGCTTTGGCCAGACCGGGCCAATGGCGGCGCGCGCGGGCTACGACGGGTTGTTCCAGGCGAGCGGCGGCATGATGGCCGTGACCGGCATCCCCGAAGGCCAACCCGGCGCGGGGCCAGTGAAAGCCGGTCCCAGCCTGGTCGATTTCGTGACTGGCCACAACAGCGCCATCGCGATCCTCGCCGCGCTGAACCATCGCAACAACACCGGCGAGGGCCAGCACATCGACATGGCGCTGCTCGACAGTTCCGTGGCGATGATCTGCCACATCATGCAGGACTATCTGATCAGCGGCGTCCAGGCGGAGCGTCTGGGCAATGGTGGCAACGGCGGCGGCCCCGCCGACCTCATCCATGCGCGCGACGGCATGACGTACATCACGGCCGGGAGCGACGCTCACTGGCGGCGCATGTCGGAGTTGATGGGCCAGCCCGAGCTCTACGACGACCCGCGCTTCGACACCAACGCCAAGCGGGCCAAGATCAATCGCGCGGAGTTGATCGACATCATCAACGTGTGGAGCCGGCAGTTCACGACGGAGGAGCTCCAGGCGAAGTTCGACAGCGTGGGCATCCCGGCCGCGCGCTATAACGATCTGGCGGAGGTCTGGGAAGATCCGCAGGTGCAGCACCGGGGCCTGCGCGCGACGACGCCGCATGCATGGGCCGCCGCCGGATCGGTCGACCTGATCGGCAGCCCGCTGGCGGGTATGAGTGCCACGCCAGCGACGATCCGCCTAGCGCCGCCAGTGATCGGCGAGCACAACGCGGAGATACTCGGTGAACTGGGCTATGACGCGGCGCGGATCGCGGACTTGCAGGAGCAGGCGATCATCTGA
- the ipdE1 gene encoding acyl-CoA dehydrogenase IpdE1 — MIEVQTFRAEVRQWLADNLVGEFAALKGLGGPGREHEAYEERRAWNQHLAAAGLTCLGWPEEHGGRGLSVAHRVAFYEEYAKADAPDKVNHLGEELLGPTLIAYGTEEQKKRFLPNIRGVTELWAQGYSEPGAGSDLANVSTAAELVGDEWVINGQKVWTSLAHWAQWCFVVARTEKGSKRHHGLSYLLVPLDQPGVEIRPIVQLTGDSEFNEVFFDDARTEASLVVGEPGQGWGVAMATLTFERGVSTLGQQIRYKRELEGLIGVAKTTGAIDDPLIRHKLTESWTGLQAMRSYAMATMDVEQPGQDNVSKLLWANWHRELGEIAMDVQGMAGLTLPGGEFDEWQRLYLFSRSDTIYGGSNEIQRNIIAERVLGLPREAKG; from the coding sequence GTGATAGAGGTCCAGACGTTCCGGGCTGAGGTCCGGCAATGGCTCGCAGACAATCTCGTCGGTGAATTCGCAGCTCTCAAAGGTCTTGGTGGCCCCGGCCGTGAGCACGAGGCATACGAAGAACGACGCGCGTGGAACCAGCACCTGGCCGCGGCAGGCCTGACCTGCCTGGGCTGGCCTGAGGAGCACGGTGGCCGCGGCTTGTCGGTCGCGCACCGCGTCGCCTTCTACGAGGAGTACGCCAAGGCGGACGCCCCGGACAAGGTCAACCACCTCGGTGAGGAACTGCTCGGGCCGACGCTCATCGCGTACGGCACCGAAGAGCAGAAGAAGCGCTTCCTGCCGAACATCCGGGGCGTCACCGAGCTGTGGGCCCAGGGCTACTCCGAGCCCGGCGCCGGTAGCGATCTGGCCAACGTCTCGACGGCGGCCGAACTCGTCGGCGACGAGTGGGTCATCAACGGTCAGAAAGTCTGGACCTCGCTGGCACACTGGGCGCAGTGGTGCTTCGTGGTGGCCCGCACCGAGAAGGGCTCCAAGCGTCACCACGGGCTCTCCTATCTGTTGGTGCCGCTGGACCAGCCGGGCGTCGAGATCCGCCCGATCGTTCAGTTGACCGGCGACTCCGAATTCAACGAGGTGTTCTTCGACGACGCCCGCACCGAGGCATCGCTGGTGGTCGGGGAGCCCGGGCAGGGCTGGGGCGTGGCGATGGCGACGCTGACCTTCGAGCGTGGTGTTTCGACGCTGGGTCAGCAGATCCGTTACAAGCGCGAGCTCGAGGGTCTGATCGGTGTCGCCAAGACCACCGGCGCCATCGACGATCCGCTGATCCGGCACAAGCTGACTGAATCGTGGACCGGCCTGCAGGCCATGCGGTCCTACGCGATGGCCACCATGGACGTCGAGCAGCCGGGCCAGGACAACGTGTCAAAGCTGTTGTGGGCCAACTGGCATCGCGAGCTCGGTGAGATCGCCATGGACGTGCAGGGCATGGCGGGGCTGACGCTGCCCGGCGGCGAGTTCGACGAGTGGCAGCGCCTGTACCTGTTCTCCCGGTCGGACACCATCTACGGCGGCTCCAACGAAATTCAGCGCAACATTATCGCCGAGCGCGTGCTCGGCCTACCCCGAGAGGCCAAGGGCTGA
- a CDS encoding HAMP domain-containing sensor histidine kinase gives MSTFGELWDRLPRPLDPFASFKIKMGLLVGGAILLASFTFWIGASWQFRYALLSALLTSLLFTQFMAHGMTSPLRQMTAAARAMAKGDYSIRVRATSRDEVGQLATAFNQMAADLGAADEYRRGLIGNVSHELRTPITALQAVLENVVDGVVEPDAQTMRLALSQTERLGELVTDLLDLSRLEGGAIPLRINRFDVEAFLRAAVEHVSVSADDVPVAVEVSPPGLTALADPARLRQVVVNLVDNAIRHSPPGGSVTVRATRDAAGLRLEVADQGPGIAPVERERVFERFTRGATSDGGTGLGLAIARWAVELHGGAIDVVETNVGCRFRVSIPESEERSA, from the coding sequence GTGAGCACCTTCGGCGAACTATGGGACCGGCTGCCCCGGCCACTGGATCCGTTCGCGTCCTTCAAGATCAAGATGGGACTGCTGGTCGGCGGAGCAATCCTGTTGGCGTCGTTCACCTTCTGGATCGGCGCGAGCTGGCAGTTCCGATACGCGCTGCTGTCCGCTCTGCTGACCTCACTGCTCTTCACCCAGTTCATGGCCCACGGCATGACGTCACCCTTGCGGCAGATGACCGCCGCGGCCCGCGCGATGGCCAAGGGCGACTACAGCATTCGGGTCCGCGCCACGTCGCGTGATGAAGTCGGCCAACTCGCAACGGCATTCAATCAGATGGCAGCCGACCTCGGTGCCGCCGACGAATACCGGCGCGGACTGATCGGCAACGTGTCCCATGAACTACGCACGCCCATCACCGCATTGCAGGCGGTCCTGGAGAACGTGGTCGACGGAGTCGTTGAACCCGATGCGCAGACGATGCGGTTGGCGCTGTCGCAGACCGAACGCCTCGGCGAATTGGTGACCGATCTGCTGGACCTGTCTCGCCTCGAAGGCGGGGCAATTCCCTTGCGGATCAACCGGTTCGACGTCGAGGCCTTCCTGCGTGCCGCCGTCGAGCACGTCTCGGTTTCCGCCGATGACGTGCCAGTCGCGGTCGAGGTGTCACCACCCGGTCTGACGGCGCTGGCCGATCCGGCGCGGCTACGGCAGGTGGTGGTCAATCTGGTGGACAACGCGATTCGGCACAGCCCGCCCGGCGGCAGTGTGACGGTGCGAGCGACGCGTGACGCCGCGGGCCTGCGCCTGGAGGTCGCCGATCAAGGGCCGGGCATCGCGCCGGTTGAGCGTGAGCGGGTCTTCGAACGGTTCACCCGCGGGGCCACCTCTGACGGTGGCACCGGTCTGGGTTTGGCGATCGCCCGCTGGGCGGTCGAGTTGCACGGCGGAGCTATCGACGTGGTGGAGACGAACGTGGGATGCCGCTTCAGGGTGAGCATTCCGGAATCAGAGGAGCGGTCCGCATGA